GAGATGGCGATCCCCGGATACCCGCCGGAGGACCTGCTGCTGCGGACGTCGTTCGTCGACCGGAACCTGGCGGCGTGGCGTGAAGTCGCGCGGGGCGTCGCGGGGATCACGGCGGTCGTCGGGTTCGTGGACCGGGACGAGCGGGGGAGGGCGTACAACGCGGCCGGGATCGCCGCGGGCGGCCGCGCGCGCGGCGTCTACCGG
The DNA window shown above is from Deltaproteobacteria bacterium and carries:
- a CDS encoding NAD+ synthase, whose amino-acid sequence is MSKPLRLALAQINTTVGDIPGNARKILSWCARAREAGADLVVFPEMAIPGYPPEDLLLRTSFVDRNLAAWREVARGVAGITAVVGFVDRDERGRAYNAAGIAAGGRARGVYR